A DNA window from Trichosurus vulpecula isolate mTriVul1 chromosome 2, mTriVul1.pri, whole genome shotgun sequence contains the following coding sequences:
- the LOC118837903 gene encoding 39S ribosomal protein L43, mitochondrial-like: MTARGTPSRFLGSVLHNGLGRYVQQLQRLSLRVSRDSPASRGAREFVERHVTDFARRNPGVVLYVTAKKCHVPQVVAEYLNGLVQEVALGNKTAEEIATLIQKLADQSGLDVIRIRKPYHTYNPSIQGQWHPFTNRPPQLGKAGIADGRDRRPQ; the protein is encoded by the coding sequence ATGACGGCCCGCGGAACCCCGAGCCGCTTCCTGGGCAGCGTCCTCCACAACGGCCTGGGACGCTACGTGCAGCAGCTGCAACGCCTCAGCCTCAGGGTCAGCCGTGACTCGCCTGCGTCCCGCGGCGCCAGGGAGTTTGTGGAGCGGCACGTGACGGACTTTGCGCGGAGGAACCCGGGCGTCGTGCTCTACGTGACCGCCAAGAAATGCCACGTGCCGCAGGTGGTGGCGGAGTACCTGAACGGCTTGGTCCAGGAGGTAGCTCTCGGTAATAAGACGGCGGAGGAGATTGCGACGCTGATCCAGAAGCTGGCCGACCAGTCGGGCCTGGACGTGATTCGCATCCGGAAGCCCTACCACACGTACAACCCGAGCATCCAGGGCCAGTGGCACCCCTTTACCAACAGGCCTCCCCAGCTGGGCAAGGCAGGCATTGCGGATGGGCGTGACCGCAGACCCCAATAA